The Caenorhabditis elegans chromosome I genome includes the window ACCGAAACCGGCTTGCCGTTGATCGTGTTGCAGTTGGCAGGAAGcaatttccataaatttttagttgtgcatgttttttttcgctatAAACCAggagaataaaatttgaaaccaatAAACCAGCCTGTTGTTTGTTATGGGTTACCGTGAACAAACTTAAATACATTTTAGAAATACGctaaaatgttttgcaaaatttgttttttttttcttttttctatgcatttataaaaaaatgcatttaagGTCttataaggaaaaaaaagaagcattaaattgaatattaaagAACGCTACAGTAACATGTTTGCGAGCGCGACGAGACCCGCGTGCGACCGCTGCGTGTGAACCTTTAAACTCTacataaattgtttttcctttttttaaacattcaatttgttttttatgatTCCTTGAAAAATCCGTttagttttattgaaattataaGGCATCTGGTcaaattccaacatttttcggCTAAGAATTCATTGCTCATAAATAATTTCCGATTCTTCCCATCAAAAAAGGGTCATGATAGGACTTCCTCTAACCTCTTCGTGTAGATGTTGGAAACTCCTcccacatttttctttcactCTTTTTTTGCCACCAAGTACAAGTGCGGGGCGCTTCTATATCGATCTGGTTTTGGCGACGACAACgaatagagaaaaagaggaaaaaaaggaaggaaaGGAGGCGAGAAGAGCGGGGAGAAGGGAGCTGTGGAGCTTTCTCCCTGTGCTCTTTCCCAGCAACCCATTCccacttcttctttttttcactaCGCCTTCTTTGATGCTGTCGCTTTCTTCTTGTTTCTTCCACTTTCTGATGCGTGAGAAGAGTTTTATTAGAAACCAAGTAATCCacgcaaaatatttttaaaaaccttcaTAAAGATATCTGAAATCTTCACTCGCTTCGTTTTTTATTGATCTTTCAACggaaatgttaattttaaagtctctagaaaaattcgttttgtttatcaaatttaaaaacttttgaatgttggcattttaatatttctagaATAAGAATAacatcttttcaaaattcctgaaaactcTTGGAGTTAAAGAATATTATCAGaatcattttcacaaaaaaatcacaccGCTAAACATTGACCCATGCGTAATTACGGAGTATCGTACCAATTctattgaaattcttttttcacaaattttgaaacattttcgatcgattttcccaatttcccaTAAAAGAGCATTTCTCTTTGTGTCTGCGGTTCCTCGTTATTTTAAGTATCTCGTCGTTCCACAAACGATAGATAACAGGAAATTGAGTAACGCAGACGGTGCGAAAAGACATCATCAACATCTGCCCCGTTTTCTCATCACCTCAACCGcccgtcgttttttttttcacatgaaaTTCTGTCTTTTCTCTCGGTTTGGAAGAATTGAATGAAAGAATAGATTATTGTGAAAAATAGAGTGAGAGTtcagagaaatagagaaaagagcaaaaacaATAAAGCTCCTTGTGCTCTTCTTCacctttttttccttttacttctcttccattttttcattttgaaagctTCCTGGTTAATTCTTCCGTGTTTTTACAAGCAACTTTCAGATAATGGCTTCTCGGTCCACAACAATCGCCTTCAAACGAACTGGCGATGCGGAAGAAGGTATTTGATCGAAAActataataattattaataaaaaatatgttttcagaaGGAAAACCTCCCGAGCAAGGCGACGATAACGGAGAAAAGGTGGGAAATTTAAtagaagaaaataaatcaattttcaataattttcagcaagaaGCTCCGATCCTCCGACCTGACAATGAAGCCAAGGATCTTCCATTGAACACTTTGGGTAATCAAACTTCACGAGAACAGCAAAATACAAAGGAAAAGCTCGGACATCGACGAATTGACGAACAGGGTGGAGTTTCGTACAAAAAAGTACCCACGAATGCTTTGATGCAGGCAATTCAACTAGGAATTTCTAATTCGATAGGTAAAAACCGATTCtgcgaattaaaaaaaaaactaaaaagctGTTTTTTCAGGAAGTCTGGCGTCTCTTCCAAATCGAGATGTTCTTctacaagattttgaaaaagtagatatCGTTGCTTTCCCAGcgtaagaaaaattatttttttcaaatatttaatttacaaaatttcagagctgGTTCCACAATAACCCCATCCCATTCATTCGGAGATTTTCGATTTCGAACGTACGCTCCAATTGCTTTTcgttattttcgaaatttgtttcACATAAAGCCTGCTGATTTTTTAGTAAGTTCACATTATATTGATTCTcaattctattttcaaaatatttatttcagagatCAATTTGTACAGAGCCATTGAAAGAGTTATCAAATGCTGGAGCATCCGGATCGATATTTTACGTGTCACAAGATGATCAGTTTATTATAAAGACGGTTCAACACAAAGAAGCGGATTTCTTGCAAAAACTTTTGCCCGGTTATTACATggtgagatttttccaaaagaaacTACGATATCTTTCCTATTAGAAATGTTAAAGGCGCATGGAGATATTAAATGGGTCTCGGCGCGTAAAAATCTAttagtttttcaagaaacaaTTTAAAAGACTCCAATTTTAACAGATTGCgagaaaaactattaaaaagcgatgaaaattccgcagcaacAAAAGtatgaaattacagtaccctttaaaggcgcaaatCTTTCGGCATTCAACacaaatttgtcgtgtcgagaccgggtaccgtattcttgtcgcaaaatttcgcgtaTTGTGTAATATTTAATGTGCACTCAAAATAATCGATTGTAAAATAGACTTGCATGCAATActggtaatttttcaatacaaatgtttttttttcagaatctcaaTCAAAATCCACGAACTCTTCTCCCAAAGTTTTTCGGTTTATTCTGTTATCAAAGTCTTGGAAAGAATATTCGTCTCCTCGTGATGAACAATTTACTTCCACAAACAGTTACAATGCATGAAAAATATGATATGAAAGGATCAACGTACAAACGAATGGCCAATAAAGCAGAACGAGCAAAACCACATCCAACTCTCAAAGATTtggattttctcgaaaatcacAAAGATGGAATTTTCATTGACCCAACTGCGTTGGAAGCATTAATGAAATCAATTAGTAGAGATTGTTTAGTGATGGAAAGCTTTAAAATTATGGATTATTCACTTCTCGTTGGTATTCATAATGTCGAATTAGGAATTAAGGAACGAGCCGAACAAAATCGAGAATCTCATCCGGCTCCGTCCACGTCAAGTGACACATTTTCTggagaaaaagctgaaaatcatAAAGTTTTACAAGAAAAGTTCAGTGTATGGGATACCGGAGATGGAGATGTACCACATGGAGGAGTACCCGCAAGGAATTCGAACGGAGATCGACTTGTTCTTTATTTAGGTGAGAAATAAAAGATAAAAACatgtaaatttattttttaaatattaattttcaggtattattgatattcttcaaaattatcgaCTATTGAAAAAGATGGAACATACGTGGAAAGCAATTCTTCATGATggggtaagttttttttattcgaaacattgaaatttgaagagtTTTCGGCCTAAAATacaatataaaattattttaaaaaatttaattgttttctgtTACTATAGTtctatgtaaaaaaaattacaaaaaaaatcacacttttaaaaatgtttcaaatagaTATTAAATAACTGAATACCTTCTAATAtactggaaaaatgtttaaattccAGGACACAATTTCCGTGCACAACCCAAACTTCTACGCATCtcgatttttaacttttatgaccgaaaaagttttcaaaaagggAACAGGTACgtttttgcatttattttttggttttttagatgttttctctttttctctctctctctctctatctctcacttttttctctttccctattcattttttggcacaaatttgaaaacgtcttttaatgaaaaaaacaatattttttgaaatttaattcaagCAAAAAGAGTTTAGttcttttttcataattatttcTGTATTATACACTCGAttcgctttttttgaaattttgtagacgaaaaatgggcaatttgaattcaaaataatatatCGAGCAATTTAGCCAAAAACTGTAGAGTCCTCTGCAAAAAGTAGACGcttctcctcggggagtacaaaagctccgtaaatcgacattttccaaaattaggaCTTCGGAATCCCGTATATAAAGTATCTATGAAACCCTGCAACCATTGGAAACTTGTCAACTTCTTCTCCCTTTGTTCAATTtcga containing:
- the ppk-1 gene encoding PIPK domain-containing protein (Confirmed by transcript evidence), which produces MASRSTTIAFKRTGDAEEEGKPPEQGDDNGEKQEAPILRPDNEAKDLPLNTLGNQTSREQQNTKEKLGHRRIDEQGGVSYKKVPTNALMQAIQLGISNSIGSLASLPNRDVLLQDFEKVDIVAFPAAGSTITPSHSFGDFRFRTYAPIAFRYFRNLFHIKPADFLRSICTEPLKELSNAGASGSIFYVSQDDQFIIKTVQHKEADFLQKLLPGYYMNLNQNPRTLLPKFFGLFCYQSLGKNIRLLVMNNLLPQTVTMHEKYDMKGSTYKRMANKAERAKPHPTLKDLDFLENHKDGIFIDPTALEALMKSISRDCLVMESFKIMDYSLLVGIHNVELGIKERAEQNRESHPAPSTSSDTFSGEKAENHKVLQEKFSVWDTGDGDVPHGGVPARNSNGDRLVLYLGIIDILQNYRLLKKMEHTWKAILHDGDTISVHNPNFYASRFLTFMTEKVFKKGTALKQSPSRRRMLKGNSHEDDSIVIVSSGHRQHRESERDGLNMTVTVTDGASTSTPRGDTTQFGSQTARESTRLYNRDSTGINEDRANSAREPPSSMSRVPLRRSYRDAGQAMSADKKEKKVERLFAQSKPTDEKVPEEQEEAEEIVSGDTPVA